The proteins below are encoded in one region of Apium graveolens cultivar Ventura chromosome 4, ASM990537v1, whole genome shotgun sequence:
- the LOC141721478 gene encoding phospholipid scramblase family protein C343.06c: MNRVKGLLIPKCTKEVSKCGLSNSGIKKIESFVGDVGKVRSFHGQTERGDLDVGKLSVPLRILQQRFVGSSSNEGKGGSFFSRYSSSSENDPNISRDFLVQLWVDDRKKRRLKEKRKQIRASSVNVNVNDDETVYDKPASLQEVFGKFFSKAFVTDEKANEPEKPIVKQPPPSQRMAGPLKPATSLEAQVAPLLARSTLLITRDIEWANLMLGFEQENRYGIVDVSYPGTPVGLIREQSNLIARQLLRTRRPFVAQITDASGNELFRVRRPFWWINSSIYAEINGKEVGVVHRRWHLWRRIYDLYLGTEQFAVVENPGFWNWTFTLKDVNGDVLAQIDRDWRGFGFEILTDAGQYVIRFGTSDIVLKSGPASLVEELQVVRPLTLSERAVAVALAVSLDNDYFSRHGGWGLPFIGIDE, translated from the exons ATGAATAGAGTTAAGGGCTTGCTTATTCCCAAATGCACTAAAGAGGTTTCGAAATGTGGGTTGTCGAATTCGGGTATAAAGAAGATTGAATCTTTTGTTGGTGATGTTGGGAAAGTTCGGTCTTTTCATGGTCAAACAGAAAGAGGGGATCTTGATGTTGGGAAATTATCCGTACCATTAAGAATTTTGCAGCAGAGGTTTGTAGGGTCTTCGAGTAATGAGGGCAAAGGCGGGAGCTTTTTTAGTCGGTACTCGTCAAGCTCAGAAAATGATCCTAATATAAGCCGAGATTTTTTAGTACAGCTCTGGGTTGATGATCGGAAGAAGAGGAGATTGAAAGAAAAAAGGAAGCAGATTAGGGCAAGTTCTGTGAATGTGAATGTGAATGATGACGAAACAGTGTATGATAAACCAGCTTCGTTGCAAGAAGTGTTTGGAAAATTCTTTTCGAAGGCATTTGTTACAGATGAAAAAGCTAATGAGCCCGAGAAACCGATCGTGAAGCAACCGCCTCCTAGTCAACGTATGGCAGGTCCTCTAAAACCAGCAACGTCGCTTGAG GCTCAGGTTGCACCTCTTCTTGCAAGATCAACTTTGTTAATTACCAGGGATATAGAATGGGCCAATCTCATGCTGGGTTTTGAGCAG GAAAATCGTTATGGTATCGTTGATGTCAGCTATCCCGGAACA CCTGTAGGTTTGATTCGTGAGCAGAGTAATTTGATCGCCAGACAG TTGCTCCGCACCAGACGCCCTTTTGTGGCTCAAATAACTGATGCTTCCGGTAATGAGCTTTTTAGG GTTCGGCGTCCCTTTTGGTGGATAAATAGCTCAATCTATGCAGAGATAAACGGGAAG GAAGTTGGTGTTGTCCACAGAAGATGGCATCTttggaggagaatttatgatttgTATTTAGG GACTGAGCAGTTTGCAGTGGTTGAGAATCCTGGGTTTTGGAACTGGACATTTACTTTGAAGGACGTCAATGGGGATGTGCTGGCTCAGATAGATCGTGACTGGAGAGGTTTTGGTTTTGAG ATTTTAACGGATGCTGGTCAATATGTGATCCGATTTGGGACTTCTGACATTGTATTAAAGAGTGGCCCTGCATCACTg GTCGAAGAGTTACAGGTAGTTAGACCTCTAACTCTGTCTGAAAGGGCAGTAGCTGTAGCACTTGCTGTATCGCTAGACAATGATTATTTTTCACGACATGGTGGATG GGGACTTCCTTTTATTGGAATAGATGAATGA